The Symphalangus syndactylus isolate Jambi chromosome 23, NHGRI_mSymSyn1-v2.1_pri, whole genome shotgun sequence genome has a window encoding:
- the NRM gene encoding nurim isoform X2 — translation MAPAMLLVSAALASFILAFGTGVEFVRFTSLRPLLGGIPESGGPDARQGWLAALQDRSILAPLAWDLGLLLLFVGQHSLMAAERVKAWTSRYFGVLQRSLYVACTALALQLVMRYWEPIPRGPVLWEARAEPWATWVPLLCFVLHVISWLLIFSILLVFDYAELMGLKQVYYHVLGLGEPLALKSPRALRLFSHLRHPVCVELLTVLWVVPTLGTDRLLLALLLTLYLGLAHGLDQQDLHYLRAQLQRKLHLLSRPQDGEAE, via the exons ATGGCCCCTGCAATGCTCCTGGTCTCTGCTGCCCTCGCCTCTTTCATCCTGGCCTTTGGCACCGGAGTGGAATTCGTGCGCTTTACCTCCCTTCGGCCACTTCTTGGAGGGATCCCGGAGTCTGGTGGTCCGG ATGCCCGCCAGGGATGGCTGGCTGCCCTGCAGGACCGCAGCATCCTTGCCCCCCTGGCATGGGATCTGGGGCTCCTGCTTCTATTTGTTGGGCAGCACAGCCTCATGGCAGCTGAAAGAGTGAAGGCATGGACTTCCCGGTACTTTGGGGTCCTTCAGAGGTCACTGTATGTGGCCTGCACTGCCCTGGCCTTGCAG CTGGTGATGCGGTACTGGGAGCCCATACCCAGAGGCCCTGTGTTGTGGGAGGCTCGGGCTGAGCCATGGGCCACCTGGGTGCCCCTCCTCTGCTTTGTGCTCCATGTCATCTCCTGGCTCCTCATCTTTAGCATCCTTCTCGTCTTTGACTATGCCGAGCTCATGGGCCTCAAACAG GTATACTACCATGTGCTGGGGCTGGGCGAGCCTCTGGCCCTGAAGTCTCCCCGGGCTCTCAGACTCTTCTCCCACCTGCGCCACCCAGTGTGTGTGGAGCTGTTGACAGTGCTGTGGGTGGTGCCTACCCTGGGCACGGACCGTCTCCTCCTTGCTCTCCTCCTTACCCTCTACCTGGGCCTGGCTCATGGGCTTGATCAGCAAGACCTCCACTACCTCCGGGCCCAGCTACAAAGAAAACTCCACCTGCTCTCTCGGCCCCAGGATGGGGAGGCAGAGTGA
- the NRM gene encoding nurim isoform X4, translated as MAPAMLLVSAALASFILAFGTGVEFVRFTSLRPLLGGIPESGGPDARQGWLAALQDRSILAPLAWDLGLLLLFVGQHSLMAAERVKAWTSRYFGVLQRSLYVACTALALQV; from the exons ATGGCCCCTGCAATGCTCCTGGTCTCTGCTGCCCTCGCCTCTTTCATCCTGGCCTTTGGCACCGGAGTGGAATTCGTGCGCTTTACCTCCCTTCGGCCACTTCTTGGAGGGATCCCGGAGTCTGGTGGTCCGG ATGCCCGCCAGGGATGGCTGGCTGCCCTGCAGGACCGCAGCATCCTTGCCCCCCTGGCATGGGATCTGGGGCTCCTGCTTCTATTTGTTGGGCAGCACAGCCTCATGGCAGCTGAAAGAGTGAAGGCATGGACTTCCCGGTACTTTGGGGTCCTTCAGAGGTCACTGTATGTGGCCTGCACTGCCCTGGCCTTGCAGGTATGA
- the NRM gene encoding nurim isoform X3, which translates to MAPAMLLVSAALASFILAFGTGVEFVRFTSLRPLLGGIPESGGPDARQGWLAALQDRSILAPLAWDLGLLLLFVGQHSLMAAERVKAWTSRYFGVLQRSLYVACTALALQVYYHVLGLGEPLALKSPRALRLFSHLRHPVCVELLTVLWVVPTLGTDRLLLALLLTLYLGLAHGLDQQDLHYLRAQLQRKLHLLSRPQDGEAE; encoded by the exons ATGGCCCCTGCAATGCTCCTGGTCTCTGCTGCCCTCGCCTCTTTCATCCTGGCCTTTGGCACCGGAGTGGAATTCGTGCGCTTTACCTCCCTTCGGCCACTTCTTGGAGGGATCCCGGAGTCTGGTGGTCCGG ATGCCCGCCAGGGATGGCTGGCTGCCCTGCAGGACCGCAGCATCCTTGCCCCCCTGGCATGGGATCTGGGGCTCCTGCTTCTATTTGTTGGGCAGCACAGCCTCATGGCAGCTGAAAGAGTGAAGGCATGGACTTCCCGGTACTTTGGGGTCCTTCAGAGGTCACTGTATGTGGCCTGCACTGCCCTGGCCTTGCAG GTATACTACCATGTGCTGGGGCTGGGCGAGCCTCTGGCCCTGAAGTCTCCCCGGGCTCTCAGACTCTTCTCCCACCTGCGCCACCCAGTGTGTGTGGAGCTGTTGACAGTGCTGTGGGTGGTGCCTACCCTGGGCACGGACCGTCTCCTCCTTGCTCTCCTCCTTACCCTCTACCTGGGCCTGGCTCATGGGCTTGATCAGCAAGACCTCCACTACCTCCGGGCCCAGCTACAAAGAAAACTCCACCTGCTCTCTCGGCCCCAGGATGGGGAGGCAGAGTGA
- the NRM gene encoding nurim isoform X1: MAPAMLLVSAALASFILAFGTGVEFVRFTSLRPLLGGIPESGGPDARQGWLAALQDRSILAPLAWDLGLLLLFVGQHSLMAAERVKAWTSRYFGVLQRSLYVACTALALQPLILPQLVMRYWEPIPRGPVLWEARAEPWATWVPLLCFVLHVISWLLIFSILLVFDYAELMGLKQVYYHVLGLGEPLALKSPRALRLFSHLRHPVCVELLTVLWVVPTLGTDRLLLALLLTLYLGLAHGLDQQDLHYLRAQLQRKLHLLSRPQDGEAE, encoded by the exons ATGGCCCCTGCAATGCTCCTGGTCTCTGCTGCCCTCGCCTCTTTCATCCTGGCCTTTGGCACCGGAGTGGAATTCGTGCGCTTTACCTCCCTTCGGCCACTTCTTGGAGGGATCCCGGAGTCTGGTGGTCCGG ATGCCCGCCAGGGATGGCTGGCTGCCCTGCAGGACCGCAGCATCCTTGCCCCCCTGGCATGGGATCTGGGGCTCCTGCTTCTATTTGTTGGGCAGCACAGCCTCATGGCAGCTGAAAGAGTGAAGGCATGGACTTCCCGGTACTTTGGGGTCCTTCAGAGGTCACTGTATGTGGCCTGCACTGCCCTGGCCTTGCAG CCCCTTATCCTTCCACAGCTGGTGATGCGGTACTGGGAGCCCATACCCAGAGGCCCTGTGTTGTGGGAGGCTCGGGCTGAGCCATGGGCCACCTGGGTGCCCCTCCTCTGCTTTGTGCTCCATGTCATCTCCTGGCTCCTCATCTTTAGCATCCTTCTCGTCTTTGACTATGCCGAGCTCATGGGCCTCAAACAG GTATACTACCATGTGCTGGGGCTGGGCGAGCCTCTGGCCCTGAAGTCTCCCCGGGCTCTCAGACTCTTCTCCCACCTGCGCCACCCAGTGTGTGTGGAGCTGTTGACAGTGCTGTGGGTGGTGCCTACCCTGGGCACGGACCGTCTCCTCCTTGCTCTCCTCCTTACCCTCTACCTGGGCCTGGCTCATGGGCTTGATCAGCAAGACCTCCACTACCTCCGGGCCCAGCTACAAAGAAAACTCCACCTGCTCTCTCGGCCCCAGGATGGGGAGGCAGAGTGA
- the NRM gene encoding nurim isoform X5, translating into MAPAMLLVSAALASFILAFGTGVEFVRFTSLRPLLGGIPESGGPGILPCAGAGRASGPEVSPGSQTLLPPAPPSVCGAVDSAVGGAYPGHGPSPPCSPPYPLPGPGSWA; encoded by the exons ATGGCCCCTGCAATGCTCCTGGTCTCTGCTGCCCTCGCCTCTTTCATCCTGGCCTTTGGCACCGGAGTGGAATTCGTGCGCTTTACCTCCCTTCGGCCACTTCTTGGAGGGATCCCGGAGTCTGGTGGTCCGG GTATACTACCATGTGCTGGGGCTGGGCGAGCCTCTGGCCCTGAAGTCTCCCCGGGCTCTCAGACTCTTCTCCCACCTGCGCCACCCAGTGTGTGTGGAGCTGTTGACAGTGCTGTGGGTGGTGCCTACCCTGGGCACGGACCGTCTCCTCCTTGCTCTCCTCCTTACCCTCTACCTGGGCCTGGCTCATGGGCTTGA